A genomic region of Bosea sp. 124 contains the following coding sequences:
- a CDS encoding curli assembly protein CsgF: MIGFLASSAAVHAGEQVYRPTNPTFGGNALNGSFLLSTAQAQGKGAKSGQQSPDLSGLTGALSGIGGAGQAPVVVIGGNGLPVVPASP; the protein is encoded by the coding sequence ATGATTGGCTTTCTCGCGAGTTCTGCGGCTGTCCATGCCGGCGAGCAGGTCTATCGCCCCACCAACCCGACCTTCGGCGGCAACGCTCTCAATGGCAGCTTCCTGCTGTCGACGGCGCAGGCACAGGGCAAAGGGGCCAAGTCGGGCCAGCAATCTCCGGATCTCTCAGGCCTGACGGGCGCGCTCAGCGGCATTGGCGGAGCTGGCCAGGCACCCGTCGTCGTCATCGGCGGCAATGGTCTTCCGGTCGTCCCCGCGTCACCCTGA
- a CDS encoding glycosyltransferase family 4 protein, which yields MKVAYLVSHYPSPSHTFIEREIRALEETGIEVLRFSVRRPKDHHIVDETARDEHSKTRWLVPPAVFSFVAAVIWACFTRPLTLCSTFVDAVSGAKGLRSKFKWMAYWAEAILLAYWIVSADAAHLHCHFGNAGSNTAMIAAKLAGLPFSITFHGIDLNEPEAFRHPAKVRECAFAVCISEFGQRLLVDNVGAAEADKIHVVRCGYALPEQHIIPPLPGSNHIVCVARLSPEKGHDILIAALLILKRRGFPFSCTLVGGGPLDDEIRQRIAQAELDSAVTMVGIRTPEEVREHIAQADLAVLASYGEGIPIALMEAFAQKRPVAATNVGGIPELVLDGVNGRLVGPGSASAFADAIQSILSDHRAAERMGEAGWRQVGQMHDPATSTQQMHRLFTQSRLSEAA from the coding sequence GTGAAGGTCGCTTATCTTGTGAGCCACTACCCGAGCCCGAGCCACACCTTCATCGAGCGCGAAATACGCGCTCTGGAGGAGACGGGCATCGAGGTATTGCGCTTTTCGGTGAGGCGCCCCAAGGACCACCACATCGTCGACGAGACGGCCAGGGACGAACACAGCAAGACCCGCTGGCTGGTCCCGCCTGCCGTCTTTTCGTTCGTGGCCGCCGTGATCTGGGCCTGCTTCACGCGACCTTTGACCCTGTGTTCGACATTCGTCGATGCCGTGTCGGGGGCCAAGGGCCTCCGCAGCAAATTCAAATGGATGGCTTACTGGGCGGAGGCGATCCTGCTCGCCTATTGGATCGTCAGCGCGGACGCAGCGCATCTGCACTGCCATTTCGGCAACGCAGGCTCGAACACGGCCATGATCGCGGCCAAGCTTGCAGGGCTGCCGTTCAGCATCACCTTCCACGGCATCGATCTGAATGAGCCGGAGGCCTTTCGCCATCCCGCCAAGGTGCGCGAATGCGCCTTCGCCGTTTGCATCAGTGAGTTTGGCCAGCGGCTTCTGGTCGACAACGTCGGAGCGGCCGAAGCCGACAAGATCCATGTTGTCCGGTGCGGCTATGCCTTGCCGGAACAGCACATCATCCCGCCCCTTCCCGGCAGCAACCACATCGTCTGCGTCGCCCGGCTTTCGCCGGAGAAGGGGCACGATATTCTCATTGCCGCGCTGCTGATCCTGAAACGGCGGGGGTTCCCGTTCTCATGTACGCTGGTTGGCGGTGGGCCGCTCGACGATGAAATCCGGCAACGGATCGCCCAGGCCGAGCTCGACAGCGCCGTTACGATGGTCGGAATCCGGACGCCGGAAGAGGTGCGTGAACACATCGCGCAAGCCGACCTTGCCGTGCTCGCAAGCTATGGCGAAGGGATTCCCATCGCCCTGATGGAAGCCTTCGCGCAGAAGCGCCCGGTTGCGGCAACCAATGTCGGGGGAATACCGGAGCTGGTGCTGGACGGTGTCAACGGTCGTCTGGTCGGGCCTGGCAGCGCATCCGCCTTCGCCGATGCCATCCAGTCCATCCTGTCAGATCATCGCGCGGCGGAGCGGATGGGCGAAGCCGGCTGGCGCCAGGTCGGCCAGATGCATGATCCGGCCACGAGCACGCAGCAGATGCATCGGCTGTTTACGCAATCGCGATTGAGCGAAGCGGCATAG
- the csgH gene encoding curli-like amyloid fiber formation chaperone CsgH encodes MKPLPTDAELQCQIRAENTGSALRLQAVARSQSPASGQYRLSILKQNASGTSQNMQSGSFSIGPGQERVLTTVLLEQAAIGHYEASLSLESDHGSISCTSP; translated from the coding sequence ATGAAGCCACTGCCGACCGATGCGGAGCTGCAATGCCAGATCCGGGCCGAGAATACCGGCTCAGCTTTGCGCCTGCAGGCGGTCGCACGCTCGCAGTCGCCGGCATCCGGGCAATATCGCCTGTCCATTCTCAAGCAGAACGCGAGCGGCACGAGCCAGAACATGCAGAGCGGCAGCTTCTCCATCGGCCCGGGCCAGGAGCGTGTGCTGACCACCGTTCTGCTCGAGCAGGCTGCCATCGGCCATTACGAGGCCTCGCTGTCACTTGAATCCGATCACGGGAGCATTTCATGCACTTCGCCCTGA
- a CDS encoding oligosaccharide flippase family protein, which yields MTPAERFQCKALWPDHWQAKISGAVMLLSSRNIIRGVGWTTILYFIAVGFRFVSSVILSRLLAPNIMGMMVIINTIRLGVELFSDIGIGQNIVQNKNGGRPTFYNTAWIIQIARGFFLSSILFLFARTFSEYYQVDDHMIQAASLSLALAGFMSTSIYLMQRHLKIVQLSVFELSQEVMASTIGIIAAIINPSIWSLIIAGVISTAIRVILTHFLPGAGQMLIFSKKHAGEIFSFGKWIFLSSLLMFMSSNFDRLFLGQVAPLAMLGVYGISRAIADLPSVLVNRLSHSLVFPVIASARTVPRAEVRARLSRLRLKLLAAAAIALAAGISVADLVVHVIYDDRYLDAGWMLIVLLSGVWLSILASLNEYSLLGLGRPVYGVIGNTLKLGALIYVLPHAFAQYGMFGAVVGIAMADLPRLCILLFGQFRERFSFIRQDIATTIQLALFIVIFSAVRYYFGFGTLLDTLPIR from the coding sequence ATGACGCCGGCCGAACGTTTCCAATGCAAGGCACTTTGGCCAGATCACTGGCAGGCCAAAATTTCCGGAGCTGTTATGCTTTTGTCATCACGAAATATAATCAGAGGCGTCGGCTGGACGACAATTTTATATTTCATTGCTGTTGGCTTTCGCTTTGTCTCCAGCGTGATCCTGTCGCGATTGCTGGCGCCGAACATCATGGGCATGATGGTAATCATCAATACCATCCGCCTGGGCGTGGAATTGTTTTCCGATATTGGCATCGGCCAGAACATCGTTCAGAATAAGAACGGCGGTCGGCCGACTTTTTATAATACGGCGTGGATTATCCAGATTGCCAGGGGATTTTTTCTCAGTTCAATTTTGTTCTTATTCGCCAGAACGTTTTCGGAATATTATCAAGTCGACGACCATATGATCCAGGCGGCTTCTCTTAGCCTTGCCTTGGCAGGTTTCATGTCGACATCGATATATCTGATGCAGCGCCATCTCAAAATTGTTCAGTTGTCCGTGTTTGAATTGTCTCAAGAGGTGATGGCAAGCACGATAGGAATCATTGCAGCTATAATTAATCCATCGATATGGTCTCTGATTATTGCTGGAGTCATTTCGACGGCTATTCGGGTTATCCTGACGCATTTTCTTCCCGGCGCAGGGCAAATGCTGATCTTTTCGAAGAAGCATGCGGGAGAGATATTTTCGTTCGGGAAGTGGATATTCTTGTCGTCCCTGCTCATGTTCATGAGTTCGAATTTCGATCGTTTGTTTCTTGGGCAGGTCGCGCCCCTCGCCATGCTGGGCGTCTACGGGATCTCGCGGGCCATCGCCGATCTGCCCAGTGTCCTGGTCAACAGACTGAGCCATTCACTGGTGTTTCCCGTTATCGCCTCGGCCCGCACGGTGCCTCGCGCGGAGGTCCGCGCAAGGCTCTCGCGTCTTCGCCTGAAACTACTCGCTGCCGCGGCCATCGCACTGGCGGCGGGGATCAGCGTCGCGGATCTCGTGGTCCATGTGATCTACGACGACAGATATCTCGATGCCGGCTGGATGCTGATCGTGCTGCTCAGCGGCGTGTGGCTTTCGATCCTCGCCAGCCTGAATGAGTATAGCCTCCTTGGATTGGGGCGCCCGGTCTACGGCGTCATCGGCAACACACTGAAGCTGGGCGCTCTCATTTACGTGCTGCCTCACGCATTTGCCCAATACGGCATGTTCGGGGCGGTGGTCGGCATCGCGATGGCCGATTTGCCTCGGCTTTGCATTTTGTTGTTTGGTCAGTTTCGCGAGCGATTTTCCTTCATTCGACAAGATATCGCCACGACGATTCAGCTCGCGCTTTTCATCGTGATTTTCTCGGCTGTCCGCTATTATTTCGGGTTCGGCACGCTGCTCGACACTTTGCCTATCCGATAG
- a CDS encoding TolC family outer membrane protein — protein MSQTMDAALSRAYSGNPTLNAQRASVRATNENVPQALSGYRPRITASADIGASITDSNLPGLGSATSRLGPRGAGVQIDQNIFDGGKTRSSVGQAESQVLGARAALRNTEQNVLLDAATSYMNVLRDTAILTLNRNNVEVLEEQLRQTRDRFQVGEVTRTDVAQAEARLSQSQSQAILAESNLKTSIARYRQNVGAEPKQLAPGRPVENLLPKSLPAALNGALVGHPAIIASLHGVDAAELQVKVTEADLYPVLGVRGLVQQRYDVTSFGDNRTSASVVGTLTIPIYEGGQVYSRTRQAKETAGQRRIEVDSQRDTVRAAVVSAWGAHEAAKAQIVAAQAQVQAAETALAGVREEAKVGQRTTLDVLNAQQELVSARSTLVTAQRDRVVASYAVLSAIGRLSAETLRLKAEVYDARRHYDQVKGLLWGTQTPDGR, from the coding sequence TTGTCGCAGACGATGGATGCGGCTTTGTCGCGGGCGTATTCGGGCAATCCGACGCTGAATGCGCAGCGCGCCTCGGTTCGCGCCACCAACGAGAACGTGCCGCAGGCGCTGTCGGGCTATCGGCCGCGGATCACGGCCTCGGCCGATATTGGCGCCAGCATCACCGATTCGAACCTCCCGGGCCTCGGGAGCGCGACCTCGCGGCTCGGCCCGCGCGGCGCCGGCGTGCAGATCGACCAGAACATCTTCGACGGCGGCAAGACGCGCAGCTCCGTCGGCCAGGCCGAATCGCAGGTGCTCGGCGCCCGCGCGGCCCTGCGCAACACCGAGCAGAACGTCCTGCTCGATGCCGCGACCTCCTATATGAACGTCTTGCGCGACACCGCGATCCTGACGCTCAACCGCAACAACGTCGAGGTTCTGGAGGAGCAGCTGCGCCAGACGCGCGACCGCTTCCAGGTCGGCGAGGTGACGCGCACCGACGTGGCCCAGGCCGAGGCGCGCCTGTCGCAGTCGCAGTCGCAGGCGATCCTGGCCGAATCGAACCTCAAGACCTCGATCGCGCGCTACCGCCAGAATGTCGGCGCCGAGCCGAAGCAGCTCGCGCCCGGCCGCCCGGTCGAGAACCTTTTGCCGAAATCGCTGCCGGCCGCGCTCAACGGCGCGCTCGTCGGCCACCCCGCCATCATCGCCTCGCTGCATGGCGTCGATGCGGCGGAGCTGCAGGTCAAGGTCACCGAGGCCGATCTCTATCCGGTGCTCGGCGTGCGCGGCCTCGTGCAGCAGCGCTACGACGTCACCAGCTTCGGCGACAACCGCACCTCGGCCAGCGTCGTCGGCACGCTGACGATCCCGATCTACGAGGGCGGCCAGGTCTATTCGCGGACGCGGCAGGCCAAGGAGACCGCCGGCCAGCGCCGGATCGAGGTCGACAGCCAGCGCGACACGGTGCGCGCCGCGGTGGTCTCGGCCTGGGGCGCGCACGAGGCCGCCAAGGCCCAGATCGTCGCCGCCCAGGCCCAGGTCCAGGCGGCGGAGACCGCCCTCGCCGGCGTGCGCGAGGAGGCCAAGGTCGGCCAGCGCACCACGCTCGACGTGCTCAACGCCCAGCAGGAGCTGGTCAGCGCCCGCTCCACCCTGGTGACAGCCCAGCGCGACCGCGTCGTCGCCTCCTATGCCGTGCTCTCCGCCATCGGCCGCCTCTCTGCCGAAACCCTCAGGCTCAAGGCCGAGGTCTACGACGCCAGACGGCACTACGACCAGGTCAAGGGACTCCTCTGGGGAACGCAGACACCAGACGGACGGTGA
- a CDS encoding polysaccharide deacetylase family protein → MFENNAALQNLGSWATAARRPSTMVRDGADRHGLNAARWRARTKRATMKARLRDSIASLVAGSGAMTRREASLRGHLTILCYHRVLPEPQRSAYHDPDLVVTPDVLRTHCRLLTQHYTVLPLEKALRQIEGGGTGRPLAAITFDDGYQDNCLLAAPILQEYGIQATFFVVAGLVDTDIVPWYDRAGLAWNALAQRDLMLDASNAREAMSKAKQLSPSQREDWVAELQRQAGAVAIPAVDRIMTSPQLRELVSKGHEIGSHTMTHPLLPQCDDRTLTNELQQSRAALAAITGQAITGICYPNGDCDDRVARATTAAGYGYATSVREGVNDPHALERFTLKRWFISQQRLCDRRGLPSDGLFRMEISGLAQRLFNRGSRP, encoded by the coding sequence ATGTTCGAGAATAATGCTGCATTGCAAAACCTCGGAAGCTGGGCGACAGCAGCGCGGCGGCCTTCTACGATGGTTCGCGATGGCGCCGATCGGCACGGTCTCAACGCGGCCCGATGGCGAGCCAGGACAAAGCGGGCGACGATGAAAGCGCGATTACGGGATTCGATCGCCAGCCTGGTCGCCGGATCGGGTGCTATGACACGCCGAGAGGCGAGCCTTCGCGGCCATCTCACGATCCTTTGCTATCACCGTGTCCTGCCCGAGCCCCAGCGAAGTGCCTATCATGACCCCGACCTGGTCGTGACACCTGATGTTCTGCGCACACATTGCCGGCTGCTGACACAGCACTATACGGTCTTGCCGCTGGAGAAGGCCTTGCGACAGATCGAGGGTGGCGGCACCGGCCGCCCGCTCGCTGCGATCACATTTGACGACGGCTATCAGGACAACTGTCTTCTGGCCGCCCCCATCCTTCAGGAATACGGTATCCAGGCGACATTCTTTGTCGTCGCCGGACTGGTCGATACGGATATCGTGCCTTGGTATGACCGGGCGGGACTGGCGTGGAACGCATTGGCGCAACGGGATCTCATGCTGGATGCATCGAATGCCCGCGAGGCGATGTCGAAGGCAAAGCAGCTTTCGCCGTCGCAGCGAGAGGATTGGGTTGCGGAGCTGCAAAGGCAAGCGGGCGCCGTCGCCATTCCGGCCGTGGACCGGATCATGACCTCGCCCCAGCTCAGGGAGCTGGTCTCGAAAGGGCACGAGATCGGCTCGCACACGATGACGCATCCGCTGCTGCCGCAATGCGACGACCGCACGCTGACGAACGAACTGCAGCAGTCGCGCGCCGCCCTCGCAGCGATCACCGGACAAGCCATAACCGGCATCTGCTATCCGAACGGAGATTGCGACGACCGCGTCGCCCGGGCCACGACCGCAGCGGGTTACGGTTATGCGACCTCCGTCAGGGAGGGGGTCAACGATCCGCACGCGCTCGAGCGCTTTACGCTGAAGCGCTGGTTCATCAGCCAACAGCGCTTGTGTGACCGTCGCGGCCTCCCGTCCGACGGTCTTTTCCGCATGGAGATCAGCGGCCTGGCCCAGCGCCTGTTCAACCGGGGATCAAGGCCGTGA
- a CDS encoding CsgG/HfaB family protein: MALALAASGCVLSGTASDPITQPATMVPDTKTGVVLDRLPPPAQKLDVAVYSFPDLTGQNKPNDNFAEFSRAVTQGGSAILSDVLTKAGNGAWFNVIERNDLQPLLQERQIIQNTRTAVEGKRAQGLPALRFAGILLQGGLIGYDTNETTGGIGANYLGIGGSTQYRQDVVTVALRAVSVQTGRVVASVTTTKTIYSVLVQGSAFKFAKVDHILQAEAGFTKNSPATLAVREGIQLAVYSLIFEGVKAKLWDFADVPAGIAFMKALDEQKKAVNFDMVSTQPASTAALPPPPVLTKGAL; this comes from the coding sequence ATGGCACTCGCGCTCGCCGCAAGCGGTTGCGTGCTTTCAGGTACGGCGAGCGATCCCATCACGCAGCCGGCCACGATGGTGCCCGATACGAAGACGGGCGTCGTTCTCGATCGACTGCCGCCCCCGGCGCAGAAGCTCGACGTCGCCGTCTACAGCTTCCCGGACCTGACCGGACAGAACAAGCCGAACGACAATTTCGCCGAATTCTCGCGAGCTGTTACCCAAGGTGGCAGCGCGATCCTGTCCGATGTCTTGACCAAAGCCGGGAACGGCGCCTGGTTCAACGTCATCGAACGCAATGACTTGCAGCCGCTTCTGCAAGAGCGGCAGATCATTCAGAACACCCGAACGGCTGTCGAGGGCAAGCGTGCTCAGGGCCTTCCGGCCCTGCGTTTCGCCGGAATTTTGCTGCAAGGCGGCCTGATCGGCTACGACACCAATGAGACGACCGGCGGCATCGGGGCCAATTACCTCGGCATTGGCGGAAGCACGCAATATCGTCAGGATGTCGTAACCGTCGCGTTGCGGGCCGTGAGTGTTCAGACCGGGCGCGTCGTGGCGTCGGTGACGACGACAAAGACGATCTATTCGGTGCTGGTCCAGGGAAGCGCGTTCAAGTTCGCCAAGGTCGATCACATTCTGCAGGCTGAGGCCGGCTTCACCAAGAATTCGCCGGCAACGCTCGCCGTGCGCGAAGGCATTCAGCTGGCGGTTTATTCGCTGATCTTCGAAGGCGTCAAAGCGAAGCTCTGGGATTTTGCTGATGTCCCTGCTGGAATAGCTTTCATGAAGGCGCTGGATGAGCAGAAGAAGGCCGTGAATTTCGATATGGTCAGCACTCAGCCGGCTTCGACGGCCGCGCTGCCGCCTCCGCCCGTGCTGACGAAGGGCGCGCTCTAG
- a CDS encoding glycosyltransferase family 2 protein has translation MVVRFDLGRSATDLVLVTKVNGRDWHVFRQFKPLLRRLAQQILVRGPSNIRNTVDAALGGPVITLFSAVVTLAAVMLSALALMYCLQALLAILPMRGVVAPVRAEGERGRVGIVVPAHNESAGIGALLAMLREQLREGDRLIVVADNCTDDTAAVARSFGATVLEREHETERGKGYALDHGVRFLERDPPEIVVFLDADSLIEKDTLSVLAETCHRLGRPVQAKYLMTPQAGSRIDAPVACFGLLVKNHVRLLGLRKLGVPSHITGSGFACPWGVIRDVELANGHLAEDKKLGLDLTVAGYPPYYCEDAAVWSDVPYTAKGTRTQRDRWERGHLSLVRAAPRYMLEAFRHRDAGLFLLAIDTAVPPMFLLIFVLAITALVALPIALFGGAILPFWIASLTLCLVLLSTVAIWWMLGRSLLPVRSLPGLLPFVASKIAIYAGGALRSSAGQWIRTDRSKGEN, from the coding sequence ATGGTGGTGCGGTTTGATCTGGGTCGCTCAGCGACCGATCTGGTTCTGGTAACGAAGGTCAATGGTCGTGACTGGCACGTGTTTCGGCAGTTCAAGCCTTTGCTTCGTCGGCTGGCGCAGCAAATCTTGGTGCGTGGGCCTTCAAACATCCGAAACACAGTCGATGCTGCGCTCGGAGGCCCGGTGATCACACTCTTTTCTGCCGTCGTCACCTTGGCAGCCGTCATGCTGTCCGCGCTCGCCTTGATGTACTGCTTGCAGGCGCTTTTGGCGATTTTGCCGATGCGAGGCGTGGTTGCGCCGGTGCGGGCGGAAGGCGAGAGGGGCCGGGTGGGCATCGTCGTTCCAGCGCATAACGAAAGCGCGGGCATTGGCGCGCTTCTGGCGATGTTGCGCGAGCAGTTGCGAGAGGGGGACCGGCTGATCGTCGTGGCGGATAATTGCACCGACGACACGGCGGCGGTGGCGCGAAGCTTCGGAGCGACGGTGCTCGAGCGGGAACACGAGACCGAGCGCGGCAAGGGCTATGCCCTGGATCACGGCGTCCGATTTCTCGAGCGCGATCCGCCTGAGATCGTCGTGTTCCTCGATGCGGACAGCCTGATCGAGAAGGACACATTGTCGGTGCTGGCCGAGACCTGTCACAGATTGGGCCGGCCTGTGCAGGCGAAATATCTGATGACGCCGCAAGCGGGCTCCCGCATCGACGCTCCGGTCGCTTGCTTCGGCCTGCTCGTGAAGAACCATGTCAGGCTTCTCGGTCTGCGCAAGCTCGGCGTGCCCAGCCATATCACGGGCAGCGGCTTCGCCTGTCCCTGGGGCGTCATCCGGGATGTCGAGCTCGCCAATGGCCATCTCGCGGAGGACAAGAAGCTGGGGCTCGATCTGACGGTCGCCGGTTACCCGCCCTATTACTGCGAGGACGCAGCGGTCTGGAGCGACGTGCCCTACACGGCCAAGGGAACCAGGACCCAACGCGATCGCTGGGAGAGAGGCCATCTGTCGCTGGTGCGGGCCGCCCCGCGCTACATGCTGGAGGCCTTCAGGCATCGGGACGCCGGCTTGTTCCTGCTCGCGATCGACACGGCCGTTCCGCCGATGTTCCTGCTGATTTTCGTCCTGGCCATCACGGCACTGGTTGCCTTGCCGATCGCCTTGTTCGGCGGAGCCATTCTGCCGTTCTGGATCGCCTCGCTGACCTTATGCCTGGTTCTTCTATCGACGGTGGCCATCTGGTGGATGCTTGGCCGGAGCTTGCTGCCGGTGCGGTCCCTGCCGGGACTGTTGCCATTCGTTGCGTCCAAGATCGCGATCTACGCCGGAGGCGCACTGAGGTCCTCGGCTGGGCAATGGATCAGGACCGACCGCAGCAAAGGGGAGAACTGA
- a CDS encoding glycoside hydrolase family 9 protein: protein MMFRVAFMLILGACILSSAARSASLPEVHEITIATPDTISIEIRDPPFKPGAIVPLSSPAGSRGAWINQAGEWGLVVGRQRTHLRRADIAPETYLDRAVIDRAGDYGSIGQRKVVSVYRKSVPYDSGMWRGSSGETALGASFKHYVYLKLDGPLAQGDHVIRWPGQQLPETRFSYNERQTRASAIRVNQNGYAPIDEGKIAYLSLWLPGAPDEGAVDYRRYGVKDFEILDADGSVAFSGNVTLGRSPRDPEEGTGLPAGLIDYPSVGRPGLRPASVSRQNPVTFRAPSHGLKDNQLVALAGFTGALAKLNGTATIANVTANEFSLVDVEGRALAEVSGQIGTVAPINRANRSGTFVFRIDFSRWRPDREGNYRVHIPGLGVSDAFRVAEDVWSLAARTGVAGLYNHRSGIAIDGRFGYRRPIAFKPGPDFPIYQSKLPFVFSIESGFGSVPFSAGTSASWLEGPAEAANLWGGYMDAGDWDRRIQHIEVSYALMDMFEHAGARARSMPLGIPKSSEVLSSTTYAGSDDLPDLLHEVIWNMDFYRRMQLPDGRVRGGIDSAEHPVLGEPSYLESQLVFVYAPDHVSGFRYAAAAAKLARILSGLGKADLAKLYADSAASAWRAAEIGYEAPDKFYADALEAARKTNTGDVINWAAKKADIQAVAKTYRVAAAASLYRLTDDQALRQIFESAWAEGLDVVSQGDGAWEYVNLPAGKANGQVQQSIKQAFARSVDYILAPHSTATYMSLKNAYTPAGWGQGLAPDYNAFQLLVRAHVVTGNRLILQAMQFGSAHILGANQVGLSFTTGLGTRNVRHPLHEDHRAMGVDAPRGITLYGWAPQSMTSFDWLFGEEWAPLSDTAQRGGVPYKRVAPDRLALPFYEYLIEYPGVVVQQEYTIHQSIGPSAALWIYLYGIERPKMQ from the coding sequence ATGATGTTTCGCGTTGCATTCATGCTCATTCTGGGAGCGTGCATCCTGAGTTCGGCGGCCCGAAGTGCCTCACTGCCGGAAGTCCATGAGATCACGATCGCGACGCCGGACACGATCAGCATCGAGATCAGGGATCCGCCGTTCAAGCCTGGCGCCATCGTGCCGCTGTCGTCGCCCGCGGGGTCTCGCGGCGCCTGGATCAATCAGGCCGGGGAGTGGGGGCTCGTCGTCGGTCGGCAACGGACACACCTCCGTCGTGCCGATATCGCTCCGGAAACCTATCTGGACCGAGCGGTGATCGATCGCGCCGGTGACTATGGTTCGATTGGCCAGCGCAAGGTCGTCAGCGTCTATCGGAAATCCGTGCCCTATGATTCCGGCATGTGGCGAGGGTCGAGCGGCGAAACAGCCTTGGGGGCCAGCTTCAAGCATTATGTGTATCTCAAGCTGGATGGGCCGTTAGCGCAGGGCGATCACGTCATCCGCTGGCCGGGCCAGCAATTGCCGGAGACGCGCTTCTCCTACAACGAACGGCAGACCCGCGCATCGGCAATCCGGGTGAACCAGAACGGCTATGCGCCCATCGATGAAGGCAAGATCGCCTATTTGTCGCTTTGGCTGCCGGGCGCGCCCGATGAGGGGGCGGTCGACTATCGGCGCTACGGGGTCAAGGACTTCGAGATTCTCGATGCCGATGGCTCGGTCGCCTTTTCAGGCAATGTTACGCTCGGCCGGTCGCCCCGGGATCCAGAAGAGGGCACGGGATTGCCCGCCGGGCTCATCGATTATCCGAGCGTTGGAAGACCTGGCCTGCGTCCCGCCAGCGTCTCACGGCAAAATCCGGTCACCTTCAGGGCTCCCTCGCATGGCCTGAAAGACAATCAGCTCGTCGCCCTGGCCGGCTTCACCGGCGCGCTTGCGAAGCTCAATGGAACCGCGACCATCGCGAATGTGACCGCGAACGAGTTCTCGCTCGTCGATGTCGAGGGCCGGGCGCTCGCCGAGGTCAGCGGCCAGATCGGTACCGTCGCACCGATCAATCGCGCGAACCGATCCGGAACCTTTGTTTTTCGCATCGACTTCTCGCGCTGGCGGCCGGACCGCGAAGGCAACTACCGGGTCCACATCCCAGGCCTCGGAGTCTCGGACGCGTTTCGCGTTGCTGAGGATGTGTGGTCGCTGGCTGCCAGAACGGGCGTGGCGGGCCTCTACAACCATCGTAGCGGCATTGCGATCGATGGGCGCTTTGGTTACCGGCGGCCCATTGCCTTCAAGCCCGGTCCCGACTTCCCGATCTATCAGAGCAAGTTGCCCTTCGTCTTCAGCATCGAGAGCGGCTTCGGCTCCGTTCCGTTTTCGGCGGGCACGTCGGCCTCCTGGCTCGAAGGGCCGGCGGAGGCAGCCAATCTTTGGGGCGGCTATATGGATGCCGGGGACTGGGACCGCCGCATCCAGCATATCGAGGTCAGTTATGCACTGATGGATATGTTTGAACATGCCGGAGCGCGAGCGAGGTCGATGCCCCTCGGCATTCCAAAATCCAGCGAAGTCCTCAGTTCAACGACCTATGCAGGCAGTGACGATCTGCCCGATCTGCTGCACGAGGTGATCTGGAACATGGACTTCTACCGTCGGATGCAGTTGCCCGACGGTCGCGTCCGTGGCGGTATCGACAGCGCCGAGCACCCTGTTCTCGGCGAGCCCAGCTATCTCGAGAGCCAACTTGTCTTTGTCTACGCGCCCGACCATGTTTCCGGCTTTCGTTATGCGGCGGCGGCTGCCAAGCTGGCGCGGATCCTTTCGGGTCTCGGCAAGGCGGATTTGGCCAAGCTCTATGCCGACAGTGCAGCCTCTGCCTGGCGCGCTGCGGAAATCGGCTACGAGGCACCCGATAAATTCTACGCCGATGCCCTGGAGGCCGCGAGAAAGACCAATACCGGCGATGTCATCAACTGGGCGGCCAAGAAGGCGGATATCCAGGCTGTCGCCAAGACCTACCGGGTCGCGGCGGCAGCGTCGCTTTACCGATTGACGGATGACCAGGCGCTTCGACAGATATTCGAGAGCGCCTGGGCCGAGGGCCTCGATGTGGTGTCACAGGGGGATGGCGCCTGGGAGTACGTCAATCTTCCCGCAGGCAAGGCAAATGGCCAGGTTCAACAATCGATCAAACAAGCCTTCGCCCGCTCGGTTGACTATATTCTCGCTCCGCATTCGACGGCGACCTACATGAGTTTGAAGAACGCCTATACACCGGCCGGTTGGGGGCAGGGGTTGGCGCCGGATTACAACGCTTTTCAATTGTTGGTGCGAGCTCATGTCGTCACTGGAAACCGCCTTATATTGCAGGCGATGCAATTCGGGTCTGCCCATATACTTGGGGCAAACCAGGTCGGTCTGAGCTTCACCACCGGGCTGGGAACGCGAAATGTCAGACACCCGCTGCATGAGGATCATCGCGCCATGGGCGTGGACGCCCCGCGGGGCATAACGCTGTATGGCTGGGCGCCGCAGTCGATGACATCCTTCGACTGGCTCTTCGGCGAGGAGTGGGCGCCCCTGTCGGATACGGCCCAGCGGGGCGGCGTGCCCTATAAACGAGTCGCCCCCGACCGCCTGGCCTTGCCGTTCTACGAATATCTGATCGAGTATCCGGGCGTCGTCGTGCAGCAGGAATATACGATCCATCAGAGTATCGGGCCGAGCGCTGCCCTGTGGATCTACCTCTACGGCATCGAGAGGCCGAAGATGCAGTGA